Genomic window (Helianthus annuus cultivar XRQ/B chromosome 3, HanXRQr2.0-SUNRISE, whole genome shotgun sequence):
ttggtttggtttggttcggtttggtttggtttggtttgtggAGATGGAACAATGGGTGCACACCGCACTCACCgtctcataggtgcatggactagctagctgtgtaccTGTTTGGTTGTTTCTGGCTCTGGGTGCTTCTGTGTTACACGACTTATTTTGTCGATATATCTGTCGTGTAAGTAAGTATATGTTTCAGTATTTGAATATGTTTTATTTCTGATTATGTTATGATAAGTTATATGTGTTTTGACTCAGTATCTGTATCGGTTTCCCATGTCGGTTTTCGAAATTTATAATAAGTATTTTGTTTAGAAATCTAGGTTATTCAACTTACTCTACTTTTAATATATAAGGTTTTCATAGTTAGAAAATTTGCTAATTTTGTGTAATAACGATTTGCTATTAAATATGATAAATTACTATATCTTGATAAAATTCAAATGTTCAAATAAGAAAACAGTTTTGCCAAGTACCGCATATTTAAAATAATAGCATTATTAAATGATTAAATGAATACGTTTATACAAGAAAAATGGTTTTAGCCATCGTGGTCAACAATGTATAAGTCTCTACATCGGTTTTGTATTGGGTTCGGAATCGGTTATGTATATGACCGATTTCTATTTCTGTATCAGTGTCCGTTACCGTTTCAGATCAGTTCGTGTGTCAGTTTTTGTATCAATCTTGTGTCTGCATCTGTTTTTCAGTACCCGTGTCAGTAATcgtttcagttcagtctcagttaTGTTCTGTTGTGTTTTGCTTCTGCTGATATGACTTTACTTGTACttttgatttctccgttactgggcaatttttggctcagccgtatttttctttttgtgtttccCTATTTGTTTTACAGGTAATATGGAATGATTTGGGATTTCAGTGAGGAGCGTTAGGAAGTTGCTGGTCAAGATTCTTTATTTCAGTAATGTAATAAATGTAATTAGGATCTTTCATTTAATGTTATGGATTGGTTTAGTTCTGATATTTGtaagagtgacacgtcagccctactCGGGTCGGGGTGTTACACCATAACCAGCGAAGAATGATTAGGATCGATGATTAATATCTATTTATCCATTCTTTGGGACAAAGATGTTACTTTACCACCAGTTTAATTAGCCTGAATTAAGATGTAGCATGAGTAAGATGTCTGAACTTCAAATTTCAAACTAACAATACGCCTCTTCATTTTCCCTAGGCTAGTTAAACCGTTTATGAAGTAAATTAAACTAAAATTGATTGCAACCATTCTAACAATTAGGTTATGGCACAAAAGTGTGTACAACTAGAGATGCATAAAAGTGTAGTGATCATGCTGCTTATAACTTCTTTTTTGTCATTGTTTTACACTTATTATGTGCTTAAGATGTTTTTGAGAGTTATAACTACTTTATGTACTTATTCCAAGAAATCATATCAACACAAATTAGTCTGTGGATTAGAAAATTTATTATGCgtaattaatatattttattgtTCATTATTACATGAAACAAAAATAGAGTACAATGATGTGATAGTCGAACACATCATCTTATCTAGATGAAAGCATTAGTAAACTTCAGGATGGGCAATAGCATAAGACTCCATCTTCTTGAAAGTATTCTTGATTGCTTCTTTAGTAATATTAATAACATCATCCATTTGCTTAGCATCACCTTTATACCTAATTACAAATGTTTGTTTGAATACGGATCCTCCATTAGGAGAAGGTATGAACTTCATATGATGAGTAGCTGTGTTTATTATACCCATCAAGGCGTCTCCTTCAAAGAACGTCCAACTTAGTATAAAGTTGCTTGCGTCAATGTCATCGATTGTGTGCTTCGAACTTGTTCCTGTGACAAGTGTTAGTGAAAACAACTACGCAAAGACATGAAAGAGCTCAATTcgattttaaaatttaaaactaaATAGTTATATATGTATATCACGGTGTGATCTCTTACCATCACTATATGTCATGCTCTTGATGCTTCCAACTCCACCATCACCTTTGATAACGGTGATGGTTTTGTAAGATTCGGGATTGATCTTAGGGGCAATGATGTCAAAGTCAGTGTAGACTTTGAAAACTTTAGGAGCTGAAAGTGAAGAGGTGATCTCTATCTCTGCATAAACCACGTCCATTATGTATGTGTAACTTTATAAGTGAAAATATGATAGACGAATGattatttttttatgaaatagGTGCGCACATAATGATATTTATAAGGGTGAAGCCTTGGAGTTGTAAGGGGTCTTTAGATGTTATGCAATGCATACATGGTCAACAATACACTTCTATCGTTGGCATGCTACACTATACTCCATTTTTGACATACTACATGTTAGGTATTAGTTCTAGCCCCCGAACCCTCTGTGTGTGTATAGATGAGAAAGCCATAAACATATAAACTTACTGAAAAAACATGTTGAGGATCGCAAGGAAAACACATGGGTGTTTTTTAtattatactaggttagaaccccgtgtaatacacgggttgaacaaaatataatttatatactAAACATTCAAAAAATTACTTCTTTAGATACCTGTGTATTATAACTCAGCATTATTTTCATTTATAAAGGTGTGAGGCGCTTAAATCCCAAAACTCGAATGTATAACCAATTAAAAAATTTCATCTATTTCCCACATATTCTGACAAAAATGGCTTATGAATACAACAATAGTTAACCCTATAAATCAGAAAAAGAGATATTGGGGATTGCTTAATGCAAAATTACAAAACCATACATGTTCCCAATagttgatgacctcatttttaacacAAAaggtaaatttaaaaaaatatcatGTTATCAAGCAGTTATGTAAGCAACATGTATGTAGAATGATTTGAACACAGAGATACATATACATTGACAAACTTATACAATAGGATTTGACATAAGGTCAACCTCAAAGAGCCTGATTTCTAACATATCGATGGTAACTTAAAACAGAACCAGCTGAGAAACCTGTGTAAAAATAATTGAAATATCTGTGTCGCCATGAAAACTAACCTTATTCTCTATAAATATTATTGTATGTGTCGCAAAAGGTAAAACTCGAACACAACTCTGCAGAGCATATTATGCGTCACGAAAGGTAAAACTCGAACACAAATATGTAGAGCATATTAAAGAGGTAAAGGAAAAAAATGTCATAAAAGTGAACAAATGTTCGTATAAGTATAACATTAAAGTTATTAAGAAACTGACCTTAGGGATCCCATGAATTCTGTAATATCAAAAAAAGATGAAAAACCACCTAAATACCATCAGGGAATTACAGACCTATTTAGAATGTAAAACTATGTCTACACTTGTAATATTTCtaaaaccttgaatgtaaaaAACCAACAATTTATTCATAACATACCCAATAGTAACAATTTAATCTTTATACAAATACTATATAGTAAATCCAATTAATATGATATATGCAACATCGCATAttaataacacataacaattcCAAATCTTTGATTCTAAATATCTACTATGGACAGGTTTTGTATTCAACGAACACAACCCAAAAACTGAAATTAAAAACATACCAACATCTGTGCACGGGTCAATAAAACAAAccacaagaaaaaaaaacatataatatgAACTCACATACCTGTAGCGGAAGATGTTAACCTTGATCGCGACGACAATGAGAAGATGATAACCAAAACCCTAATTGGTCA
Coding sequences:
- the LOC110930393 gene encoding root allergen protein, producing the protein MDVVYAEIEITSSLSAPKVFKVYTDFDIIAPKINPESYKTITVIKGDGGVGSIKSMTYSDGTSSKHTIDDIDASNFILSWTFFEGDALMGIINTATHHMKFIPSPNGGSVFKQTFVIRYKGDAKQMDDVINITKEAIKNTFKKMESYAIAHPEVY